From the genome of Eublepharis macularius isolate TG4126 chromosome 4, MPM_Emac_v1.0, whole genome shotgun sequence:
AGAGAAGAAAAGAAtgtgggaaaaggaggaggaaaaagctgAAGGAGAAGGCCGAGGGCaaaactagatgtgcaggtttttaaagagttgggtctgggtctgCCAAAACCAATTCGAGCTCCCTACAGCTACactgcagctttggggaatagctgctTAAAATAAAGGCGTCCCtgaacagcctcagaatgccgtcattgggggaggaggggctcctcccttcaAGCCATTTCCCATGGCAAAATAGCAGAGGAGGAAGGTTTTTCCTGCTCcccatggagtattctgtgcatgtggagcattAAAAGCAGGGGAGGGAACTCCTCCCATACTATTGTGACATGGGGAGCAGCTTGagagggggaaagcagccatgTATGAACTGTAAAATGATCACTCCTTAATGTCaatcatatttaataataataaaaatactgtGGCCCAGATCCAGCTACACTTAGTCACAAGCCTCACTGATTTCTGTGGGACCTGACTCACTAGCTGTGCCTATGCCAGAATCTGTAGCTAGCTTTGCTTGAATTAAGGAAAGAATTTGAGCATTAacagtatattttatatttatttccccTGGTGACAAAAGACATGCATGTAAAAGATTGCCTAACAAGTCTAAATAGTTCAgtttgtgatttaaaaaaatactacaaGCTCTAATGATCATGTGAATATCTAAAGTTAATGTAAGATAAATTTCTGTCTACAATCCTGCCATCTTAGGTAAGCGGAACCTGTTAAAATACATAAGAAGGTAATCAAATGATCTAGAGTATTTTTCACATGGTTTTGTTTATCTAATACTGTGTATCTATTTGTTATATTTAAGGCTTGTGACAGAGACCTGCAGTGTGGTGGAGGCATGTGCTGTGCTGTTAGTCTCTGGATTCGAAGTCTTCGAATGTGTACACCAATGGGCAACTTGGGAGAAGACTGTCATCCTTTGAGTCATAAAGTTAGTATGTTATTCTGGTGCCTTGTGTGATACTGTAACTGACAGGGTAGAAGGAAATATGAATATATTTTGTTGCAAGTCAAACTGCATAAAATATTATCCATCGCAAAAATGCAGGATTATATATATTACCCAGTAAGTTACCTCTTTATGGAAATAGATTCATAAGAACTTGTGCAAATAAATATATTACTGTCAGTACTGTTCTGCAGAAGATCGTAAGGTAAAGCAAACTGTCTTTCTTGTGTTATAAAATATAATCAGTATTTTACAGTTAAAACTATATTTATTCTTTTCCCTTTAGGTACTCTGTAATAATTCATGTCATGACATTGATTCATTTCTAGAGCTACTTTTCTTTGGAATAAGCCAACTGTTCAGATAATCAAAAACTCCTCATTGCTTCTCCCAGACAAAGAAGATAGAATACTTCTCCTCACTTAACTATTTTCTGCATAAAATGAAATTTGAAACACCACTCTGCTTAGATATTGAAGGTTGATGACCTTCATAATCACCATGCTCCCTTTCTGATCTGTGCTTGCCATCAATCACTACTGTCTACCACAACTGTTACTGAAAGGTTCTCTTATAATGCCTgaagatataaaatattaaccAAAGAAATTTTTTCTTAGGTCTGAGGTTGCAACAGCTCCCCTCGTGTTcttttacagatttttttaattcATCAATTCCCTAACTAACATGTTATTTTAGGCTTTTGAAGCTtctcacatttttaaaattatgggcATATTTATTACCTGGTGGAATGAGAATCTAACTCTTTACTCTCCTATACCTTGTCAGTGATGTTAGTACAAATAATTCCTTGCAGATGCAGTTGGTCTCATAGCCCTGTTCCAGCTCTTCTTTTAACCACAGTCAAGAACAACTTGCTTTGGCAATGCCCTTCCTAGAAATAAGTGTGAAGAAAGATATAGTTAAGATAATTGCCTTAATAATTATTATCAAGCACACTACTGAGTGCATTTCTGTCATTATTGAGCAACTTCAGCCAGCGGTGGTCTGGGACAAAAAAAAATAGCCCTAAAAAAGGTCTTTCCCTCACTTACCCTGGTCTCTCCTCCCACCATAGGAGGGAAAGAGAACTAGCTGGTCTGGTTGCCTGCTGCACCAAGAGCAAGGCTGGGCTGGTCCCTTGGTATGCCATGCATACAAATGAGACCCAGACAGTCTTTGCTGAGCCATGCATGTGAGCAAGGCCAAGCCGGAATGGTCCCTTGTGGCCAGTGTGAATGAGGATGGCCCTATCCCTCACTGCATGAGCGAGGTTGGGCCAAGTGCCTTCTTCCCTGCGCTTTGTAGGACAAGGCCACAAGCCTGCAGCAGATTGTGCCTGCCACTCACTTGGAGCTGCGGTGGCCTCAGTGGGGCGGGGGGCAAGGACATCAATTCACTAGGATTTTTCTGAGTTACcataatggccaatccaccccaCCTTCCACATGTTTTCACATATTTGAGATCAGGGTTTTTTCTTGAAAGCAAATGGCAGGTCAATGACACAtacatgtatttttctttttagaaataaGGATCCTAAAAATTGTAAAAACACCATCCCAAATGGGGTTCTTTTTCTTAAGTATTTAGGTCTTAGAGGTTATGGTGGTACTGAAATCAACATTAAACTGAAATCAACTTTAAACACTAATCTCCAATTTACCAATTTACTTCTACCACTGCATTTATTAACTATATTGATTcccagttttgttgttgttgttacggtCCTAGCTCAGTTCTCTCTTCCAAACTAATAGCACAACCGCAATCCTTTATGTAGTGTTCTTAACATTGGTAACTTGCAGTCCTtaatatacaataatataagACTAAAACTGTAATCATTAGATATACTCCTATGGCTCACTGCTACTTTATGTGGGAACAACTGATGCTTCTTCATGGCCTCATACATCTCATGTGGAGAGAAGCCTGGCCTTTCTATATGCTTCTAAACTTGTGAAGTCACTGTGCTTCCCCATAAGCACTTTTGTACCTATTCTCTGAGATGAAGAGTGGGACTAATAACTTCCTGCTCTGTACCTTTCTAACCAGATATTCAAGCAGCAGCTGGAAGGAGCATCACTCAACATTTCTGTAAAGCTCTTGgaactgttttaaataataaGCATTTACTGTTCTCCGGAACAACTCTTTGCAATTAAATAGCCTTAAAGCAAAAATGGCTATTACATTCAGTATTTCATTTTCCTTTAAATATTATCCATAGAAGATTAAAATACTATTCAAAGTATCAAGCTTTTAAGTTTTCCATTTGTTTGCAGGTCAGgtacaaagcagacattttcaatttttattttcccACACTGCCATGCCACTGAATTTAAACTTGATCTGCAAGGACAAGCTTAAATTGAAAGGCAATTTTGTCTTCATACTAGATTAGCCTTGGGCGCCCTTTGTTAAATCACACATGGCAAGCTTGTAAAGTGGACCACCAGCTGATATAAGCTGATCAGAGATCACTAAAGGCATATTGCTTAAATCAGAACACAGTTTAAATTTTAGCCTCTCAGATAAGACTGCGAGTTGTTATTCATTTAGCCCTGCTACCACCTCTagagatatttttttctttttagtaaagtgaataaaatattatttgtgCTTCTGTAAAGAAAAAGATTCACAACATGATGCCTTTACAACAGCCATACAAGAAAGAAATACATTGGTCTTTCAGACACAGATAAAGTTGCTATTGTGACCACAgtgaagattgtgtttttgtaacTGGTCAGTGATGATTAGGGATGATCAACTCTCTGCAATGTAACTGTTGTAAGGGTACTATCAGGCACCATTAAAGGGAGGTCTACCTAAAACTTGAAAACTTACTTCTTATTAATACTAAGTACATAAACCATAAATGAGAAGACTGTAGTAGATGAGGTTCACAAGTGGAGGTCTCTAAAGCACCTGCATAGGAAGAGGAGGACATGCGTAGTATAAGCAGTAGAAGTTTGTGGCATGCTTCATCAAAAGCAGAAAGATCCAGAGGTCCAACTAAGCACAGAATCAGACCTGCCCTGCTGTTTTCTCCTCTCACTATGTACAGCATCTTGCCACCTTGCCCCAGACTCTGGAGGCTAGAAGCATAAGTATATTAAAGCACAGGGAAGAGACTTACTGTGGTATTCCCTATAGTGGCACTAAACTGATACGTTGGATTTGACTTGTAACCTAATTGTGTGATAACATTTGGCCATTACTGACAGAATGAGGTAGACCAGTCTTCATAATTCTTCCTTCATTATGGATCTGATTGTGAATTGTGCTGCAATAAACAAGTCAGATCAAATGTCTATCTGTGTTTACATGGATCACAGCATAACAAAAGCTGATTCGGGCTAGAATTTGTCTGAGAAGTATGGTATAATGCTGTACACATACATTCCTAAACTTTTAGAATGAAAACAATCAGCTTACTTCTGTTTTATGGGGCACAGTATTCCAAGCATGAAAAAAAGATTTACCTTTGTTAAAGGAATCCTGTCTGTGCAGCAGTTCAGGTTAGATTATAAATAAGATTTTTTCCAACACTCTAAATTATGAAGAACACTGCACAGCTCCAAGTTCTCAGCTGATCCTGTCATACCTCTTCATTTTGATAGGAAAGCACTGAAAACAATTACTTTTTTATACAGTACGATTAAGTTATGATCTTATTGGAAGGTATATGTAAGAAAGAATCTACCAACTCCAAAAAGCTTTGGAGTTGCTAAAGTGATACTTTGATAATCACCTATGGCAAACATTGCACTTTTGTGATTATGGTTAATTGCTCAGATAGGATCAAGTTCACAGTATGTAGTTAACAGGGAGTATCAATACGGAAAAATAAAGCAATATACCTGTATTATGAAGACAATACTTTATCTAGCATCCCTGTGAGCCAGTTTAATATACCAGGATGGACAGTTTTCAGTTCAATCCTAAatgcaattgatttcaatggaattagactggagtaaatctccTTAAGACTGCACTGATAGTGTAACAGTAAGCAGCTATTACTTAGCTTTCttccatttttcatttatttaactttGAATATTTACTTCCAGGTACCATTTTGGGGAAAGAGAATGCATCACtcctgcccatgtctacctaACTTGACCTGTGTCTGGATTTCCCCTAGCAAATACAAATGTTTACCAGATTTCAAAAATGAAGATATCTTTTTTTAGCAAAAGCATTATGGAGGATTCTTGCCATTTAATGTATTAAGATCCTTGACTGCCATTGTGATTAATTTATTTGCCACAGAACATTTTTAATATGCTTTCTCACGCAACAGACATTAACATTATTGAGATACTAGCCTGTATCCAACCACGTTAAGAAAACTTATGAGCAGTTAAGCTTTTTAGGAGGGGGTGACAATCTTCACGGATTCCCCTCCCACTGTACACCCTCACTTTGCTGTTCCTGAGGTTCCACTAGTCTCCATGAAAAAAATGTCAAGGGTCTGTAGCTGGGGagaggaattggcaaaaatcaacCCCTCCTCACAAAGAAATCTTAGGTACTATTAAGGTTTCTTTACTGCATGTTTGGATTCAGGGCACCATTATAAATAATACCCAATAAGTTTGAGCCGATTGGTAAAATGTACTAAAGCAGATCTGcataacttatttatttacacaatTTAGATCTCACATTTCAGCCAAATCAGGGTCGCCAAGGCAGCTAACTTGTGACCTGTCAATCCAAATGCAGCCCATTAGAGGTCCAGTAGATCCCTTGTTTCAGATGCCTACCTGGATTACAAAAGCAGGGTGTCGAACAACTGGCAGTTGATGACTGGTAGACTGCATTTATTTTGTTGGATCACAGGTTGTATGGGCCTTTACTACAGAATATTATTATTAGATACGCTCTTAAAATATAAGGCTGCTCAGGTTGGTCATGCAGAATTACCAAGTCAATTTGCATAAATTTAACCAAGGCTTTTTATGCCTAAGCTTcattaaatgtatttttgtacagCAAAACCAGGCTAAAAATAATTGCTCAGAATACTACATTTCAGTTACACTCTGTTGTAGCCAAAATGATGAAAAGATGTGCCTTACTACTGTTTTTGGCTGTGTGTATGTTTTCCCCCAGCTCAAGAAACTTCAGTTTGGTACTCTACAAGAAGTCTCCTTTGCATCAGAAAGAGGCTCCACACTTAGCTGAGAGGAGTGGTAGCTGGTAGGATACAGCTCAGTGTCCTGTGGTACCTTAAAAACTTTCAGATTTAAAGCCcgctcctaagcagagttcaatgaacttagaatggTATAGCTCTTGTTGGGATGGCATGGCATGGcttttgtggcataagctttcatgagaccACACCCATTTTGTCAGatgtagactaacatggctaacctcCTGAAATCTGACATTTGTAATAACATTGTTCTAAAAGTTTTTAGTGTTTTTACATTTTAACagtattttacattttttaaaaataaccgtGAGCACACAGCACTTAAAAAGAATCTAGTAATTATTCTGGGGGATGGGAAGAGAAAGAATTGTTCATGTTTATCTAGCACAAAATAATAAAGTAATATATGTTCTAAatatactttgcattttaaaacaatGGAAGTCTATTGAAGTACCTAACTTCttgttatttaaatatattaCTATTGCTATGTAAGAATTCTGTATCAGAATGATGACAGtatggcattttatttattttaatattacaTCATTATTTTGCACCATTGTCTTTGATTTTATTTCATGAAAGCAATCGTTACATATCAACACTAAACTGAAAAAATATAATTGTTCCGTGCaaaaaaatgtacattttaaaCATTTACAAGGAATTGTACCAGCAAATTTGATATATAGTTCAAAAAATGTGAAGCTTTACGAAGGATGAAAATTTAATATTTGATAGACAGTGACTTACAAACATtcactttgcatttttaaaaatttggttcTAGAACTGAATTAGTCTCCAAATAATTTTGTAATAGTAAAATACTGTAGGCTGAAAAATCTGTCTTCCTTTGAACAGCCTGGATTAGTAAAACTGGTATTTGAAAAATTTTGTCCATCAAGTAAACTAGTTTAGTGAATATTTACTTGGTATTTCTTTGTTTAACTGAACCTCTCCCTTAccgctcctttttttttaaataaatgtctgGATATGAAATATTGTTACTATATTCCAATGAGGTCATTCCTCAGATTCTAAGATGTATGTTGTTTTCCATATTCTGTGAAAAGAACCAGAGCCACCAGCCTACATTAAACCTTATAGTGGAACAGCCATAAATTTGTTTTGAACTCATGGAACTATGAAAGAATTTAGCCATGTGCATTATTTCACATAGATCATATTTGTCAGGGCTAAAACCACCTTTCATTAACTGGCAAATCATTTTTCACACAGCCATTCGTTGTTGACTGCTGAGTCTTCACTGACCCATAGAACTCATCAGCTCAAGGTGTTTGAGGAGAATGTTCTTTCCTCTCCGCAAGTAAATAACAATGTGTGGAAATAACAGCTCACAAAACGATGGCCACTTCGTGTGTTAAGTGGGGCAACATAGGTTTCCCAAAGTGTATACATTTTCAAAACACAATTCAAGCAACTGGCTATTAAGGCTCTAAATGGCAGAAGAGGCTATCTTCACACAAAGCAACAGCCTGACCATCTAGTTCAGTGATTTTCACCCCTGGCTTTGCAACACCCTACTTAATATTTATTTCAGTAGGCCCTGCAAGAATctcagggggggaaatgaagtgtATTTctcttcaatttaaaaaaaagtataagCCATACAGTACCTTTTAACCtaagtgaatttcaaaatagtAAATATATTGGCGTGGACCCCTGCATGAGTGGACAACAGCTTAATTTCAGGGAGGGCATCAAATTGAAATGTGGACCCATAATAGAATTTTTATCAAGATGCCATTTGTAATGTCAAGGGCAATACTATACAAATGTTATTTTTTCCTAATTGTGTTATACGTGatcattgtttttaaaatattttactttgcTCTATCTGACATATCATAGTATTCAACACAGGCCACAACTGTAGACCTTATGATACCAGTAACTATATTTCAGCAGACTTGGATATCTGAGATTCCCACAGCATGTCAATTTCTTTTGAAAGAGCACAGTGATCATCTTACTCTCTTATGTTGGCATCTATTtaccttttattattattttttaaagcaagggtttgtagcaggaggagggaggagcaCGTAACTCTTTCCCTGCTGATCCTTTTTCTGCCCCAAATCACACATGCCCCACTACAATGTTCAAAGGATGATCTggaacagaaaaacagaaaaaaccaCAAGAATGTTAAGCACCCCTTTTGCTGCCACATATctgccctcacaccctttccaaaTCTGCCCTTCATTTTAAGACAAGCTATTTGTAACCTCATCATGGATCCAAAGACAGCAAAGAAAGAAGGAACAAATATAGATATGTCAACTAACTAGAGACTTGTGGGCCAAATCTTGATCCCAGACAGCTGCTATCTGGCCTGCCATTTGCAACTTGAGGGAAAGGAGGTGTGGAAAAATGGCATCTGGGAAGAGGCAACAGAACTTGCTAGGTACACTGTATTTATGGGTGAGGGGGTAGGCAGTGGACCCCTATATCTCAATCCTCTCTAAAAGTGATCCTCTAGGAAAACAAGCTACTGTCAAAAGGGGTTAATTATCAACCAGTAAGAATCAAGCTGCAACAAAATGTGACCACCAAGCCCACGTTAAAAACAAAAGCACTGCATTAGATTCCTAACCTTATTAACTCCAAAACTTTCTTTAGTTTTACTTATGTCTATAAAACTGCTCAACAACTTTGTTTCCATCATTCTTCTTCTAGAGTCCAGGTGACAGATGGGAAGAGACTGAGCACTTTGATGGAGTGAAGTAATACTCTACTAAATCACTCCGCTCTCTCTAGCTGTCACAAGGCAGCATGAATGACTTCAACTTCAGACCTCTTTTTCagcaggggattttttttttacaaatgacAATCTGTTTAAATGCCAATTTTTGTTAGAGGCAgagagaagcaagggagtaatATTTATCCTGTATGATCTATGGACTGTCTTgaagcaaacacacacagagcctgTTAACAAAAAGAAATACATGATTCACTGATAAGTAACAGAAGCTTTAGCAATCTGGAGGTGTAATACATATGGGAAATTATGTCTCTTTCATCTCCCCctttctttattttatcttctGGCAATGACCAGGCTGCTGTGCATTATGTGGAAATACAGTGGGAATAACCCAAGGGAAAGATGAATTCAAAGACCAAACCATGTTATACTAATATTTAGTTAACTGCAATACTATGGATATAAGATTTTCCTTGACTGTACAGCTTCAGAATGATTCTTGCTGAAGTATATGCATAAAAAGGCTATTTGAagcattattaatttttttcctgatgaTGATTTGATGGCATTGATTTACTGAGGATAATGATTAATGTGattttgatgttttaatgttATGTATGCTTGTCCACATACCCTtgttaaccccctcccccctgccaaaAACCTTGATCCATTATGTGAGTAGAAGTAGCTTATaactatttttaaattaaaaaacctGAATCCATGAGAAAAATTAAGATTTTTCTAAGACTAACTTTTCTCTGAACATTTTTTGGATTGTGGGCAGATTTCTGCTTCCATTTTTCTTACCTAGTCTGAGTCCATGAAGGCACAAACATGTGAgttctagatttttaaaaattctacatGGAAGGTaatccaaactagagatgggcacgatccgcattacgatcgaaaaaaacccacaataatggcgattacgcgatcgggacccagcagatcgtgctcaggcacggccaacaatccagcggtcgggaggggggctggatcggggcgatcgtgctcggatcgggaagccagacactcaggcgccagcaatctattcccctggcaatggagccaggggaatgcctgagctgtgtttgccctccttctgtcgccatggaaacccgaatggaagcccagcttgccttgatcagtagggcttccttccaaccacggagcagcaaagcagtcaccagctgggagaagacacccaagggatggagggggaaggagttgttctgtagccatgggcactccaatctcatccctgcaaaccccgataggcagctctgacggccaaacacagatagccaaacacaaacagatgccgccggcatcagccaccgttcctgtatcactgggaacagcagggcgcccctccgcttttgcctccacgatccacggatcggaaatgggagatgaccagtgtggatcgttaattcgggatcgtcgccggcgccgatccatgatcagcttgaccggtattttttttggattgtgcccacctcttaTCCAAACACAATGTTCTCCACATGTATGTCTCCATGAAATGATTCCTATGCAAGAACTGACAAAAGGAAATAAAGCTACAGCCGATATTGCCATTTCCTGTATTTCACATACTACGCCTGTTGCTAGGTTTAAATTCTATAAGCAAATCAGGACCCCGACGTTTACAGACCAGCCACTTCTACCATGTTCTGATTAATCGTTCTATTGCTTCCTCCAGTCATTCGATTAGGACCTGGGTAAAACTGCTGGGGCCCACAGTCCAATGCACTGATTTGGTCTACCATGTTAAGATTAATCTTTGGTAGAACAGATTTTTGTGTGCCTCATAAATTTCTAAACCTCCCTCTACCAAATTACATAAGCAGACTGCAGGAAGTATGAAAGAGCTTCAGAGATATGCAAGATGAAAACCAACAGGTTGGACAATATTCCAGTAAAATACAAAAatgtaataatactaataatagtTGGGAACTGCTACCCTAGGGCAAGATCAGTCAATCTCTCT
Proteins encoded in this window:
- the PROK2 gene encoding prokineticin-2: MRSLRGAPLLFLLLTAGDSAVITGACDRDLQCGGGMCCAVSLWIRSLRMCTPMGNLGEDCHPLSHKVPFWGKRMHHSCPCLPNLTCVWISPSKYKCLPDFKNEDIFF